In uncultured Desulfobacter sp., one DNA window encodes the following:
- a CDS encoding transposase: MEHQRLGISYLSGLISNAQAKSVEPIALEFLGQDSVRSLQRFLKNFKWDHEAMLLSHQRLLSEQISDDDGMINTDSSEFIKKGKESVGVARQYCGERGKVENCQSGVFVGYSSTKGYGLLNGCLYMPESWFSQENEKRRKDNWVPEDLTFKTKPEIALELVKQVTSTGLYPAKWFGCDATFGSNIKFLEALPDEMNYFAQIKSSTRIFTRKPKMIMPEYKGQGPRPQKMKIAPGQTKARKVSQIAQSQRINWMPVIVAESSKGPITAEVARLRIFLSRDGLPEGKEQWFFMRKNSDGQIKYAISNAPRCIWCRLFGIYGG; this comes from the coding sequence ATAGAACATCAGCGTCTTGGCATTAGTTATCTTTCCGGACTTATCAGCAATGCTCAGGCCAAATCGGTTGAACCAATCGCACTGGAATTTTTAGGCCAGGATTCTGTCCGCTCATTGCAACGTTTTTTGAAAAATTTCAAATGGGATCACGAAGCCATGCTGTTGAGTCATCAACGCTTATTGTCAGAACAAATCAGTGACGATGACGGGATGATCAATACGGACAGCAGTGAATTCATAAAAAAAGGGAAAGAATCTGTTGGAGTTGCCCGTCAATATTGTGGCGAAAGAGGAAAGGTCGAGAATTGCCAGTCAGGAGTTTTTGTCGGGTATTCCAGTACAAAGGGATATGGGCTTTTAAACGGTTGTTTATACATGCCCGAAAGTTGGTTCAGTCAGGAGAATGAGAAAAGGCGTAAAGATAATTGGGTTCCTGAAGATTTGACCTTTAAAACAAAGCCGGAAATAGCTCTTGAATTGGTGAAGCAGGTAACAAGCACCGGTTTGTACCCTGCAAAATGGTTTGGTTGTGACGCCACTTTCGGCTCAAATATAAAATTTCTGGAAGCATTACCCGATGAGATGAATTATTTTGCTCAGATCAAATCAAGCACGCGGATTTTTACCAGAAAGCCGAAGATGATTATGCCTGAATATAAAGGTCAAGGACCACGCCCCCAAAAAATGAAAATTGCCCCAGGGCAGACAAAAGCCAGAAAAGTTTCTCAAATTGCTCAATCTCAACGGATAAACTGGATGCCGGTAATTGTGGCGGAAAGCAGCAAGGGGCCGATTACCGCAGAGGTGGCCAGGTTACGTATATTTTTAAGTCGTGATGGTTTGCCCGAGGGGAAGGAACAGTGGTTCTTCATGAGGAAAAATTCTGATGGGCAAATAAAATATGCGATTTCAAATGCGCCCAGATGTATTTGGTGTCGGCTATTTGGGATATACGGGGGCTAG
- a CDS encoding helix-turn-helix domain-containing protein produces the protein MNEPTNVQIIEQNGVPVFAVIPYEEYIKAFPEKRTDENALIPHEVVSILVDKDCNLVKAWRLHLGFTQKEVAAKAGISQAALSQMEKADNHLRNSTLSKLAAAMNLTVDQLTD, from the coding sequence ATGAACGAACCTACTAATGTGCAAATTATTGAGCAAAATGGCGTTCCGGTGTTTGCCGTCATTCCGTATGAAGAATACATTAAGGCATTCCCTGAAAAAAGAACAGATGAAAATGCGCTGATCCCCCACGAGGTGGTATCCATTTTGGTTGATAAAGATTGCAATCTGGTCAAAGCATGGCGGCTACATCTGGGCTTTACTCAAAAAGAGGTTGCCGCAAAAGCCGGAATCAGCCAGGCTGCGTTATCCCAAATGGAAAAGGCAGATAACCATTTAAGGAACAGCACCTTAAGCAAGCTTGCTGCAGCGATGAACCTGACCGTTGACCAGTTAACGGATTGA
- a CDS encoding type II toxin-antitoxin system RelE/ParE family toxin, translated as MKQIKWRKKALRQLRKIKNITTRSAIKNAVGSLTDFPNCQNVKRLVNHPFDYRLRIGNWRVLFTESLEIINIEEVKKRNERTY; from the coding sequence ATGAAGCAAATCAAATGGCGAAAAAAAGCTCTTCGGCAGCTCAGGAAAATTAAAAACATTACAACCCGTTCAGCGATAAAGAATGCGGTTGGTTCTTTAACCGATTTCCCAAACTGTCAGAATGTAAAGCGCCTTGTGAATCACCCGTTTGATTATCGACTAAGGATTGGCAACTGGCGAGTGCTTTTTACAGAATCATTGGAAATTATCAACATAGAAGAGGTAAAAAAAAGAAATGAACGAACCTACTAA
- a CDS encoding acyltransferase family protein, producing the protein MNSSSINELNERIFFFDNIRYLLVFLVVIFHITCSYSHYSTWWAVNDDNSVFFDYIFRFLNIFLMPALFFIAGYFAVPSLHRYGTRLFIQKKIIRLGTPWLIGILLLGPIRIYIYEYSRGIEGLNLWERFVINVQEAAMFHTGVINSYQQFNHVHLWFLSLLLFFFFVFGLMHRGMPSRTGKLSPDRQVTDPSIKLIFSVLVLVSMVTTILTLIMFLLFIKEPGKAPAVIIVSILQFQPTVVCLYGICFALGIYTFHKNWFSSRKIHGNPLAWLLLTLSLLLAEEIVYANIISRFTPILGVTYITIKSFLVFSIIMTLMTFGGKYWNSGNKLNRLLSNNSYTIYLIHFVIVLSIQLLMYKWWDVSIYIKFVIGSILALGLSFLFSEFVVRRYPKSSILGMVSLFGVLSFALN; encoded by the coding sequence ATGAATTCATCATCAATAAACGAGTTGAACGAACGGATATTTTTCTTTGACAACATACGGTATCTCTTAGTCTTTTTGGTGGTCATTTTTCATATAACCTGTAGCTACAGCCATTATTCAACATGGTGGGCTGTCAATGACGATAATTCGGTTTTCTTCGATTACATTTTCCGTTTTCTTAATATTTTTTTAATGCCGGCATTATTTTTCATTGCCGGATATTTTGCTGTACCTTCGCTTCATCGATATGGCACCCGGCTTTTTATTCAAAAAAAAATTATCCGGTTGGGAACCCCGTGGTTGATAGGTATTCTCTTGCTTGGGCCGATTCGTATCTATATCTATGAATACTCTCGAGGCATTGAAGGATTAAATTTATGGGAACGATTCGTGATAAACGTACAGGAAGCTGCAATGTTTCATACGGGAGTTATCAATTCTTACCAGCAGTTCAATCATGTCCATCTCTGGTTTTTGTCTCTGCTCCTTTTTTTCTTTTTTGTGTTTGGCCTGATGCACCGGGGAATGCCTTCTCGTACTGGGAAATTATCCCCGGATAGACAAGTAACGGATCCATCAATCAAATTGATCTTTTCGGTTCTTGTTCTTGTCAGCATGGTGACAACCATACTAACGTTGATCATGTTTTTGCTCTTTATCAAAGAACCTGGTAAAGCACCTGCTGTAATTATTGTCAGTATCCTCCAATTTCAACCTACTGTTGTATGCCTATACGGAATATGTTTTGCTCTGGGCATATATACGTTTCATAAAAATTGGTTCAGCAGTCGCAAAATTCACGGGAATCCTCTGGCTTGGCTTTTACTCACCCTTTCGCTTTTGCTTGCTGAAGAAATAGTTTATGCAAACATAATCAGCCGTTTTACCCCGATTTTGGGTGTTACTTATATAACGATCAAGTCGTTTCTTGTTTTTTCTATCATAATGACCCTTATGACATTTGGAGGAAAGTACTGGAATAGCGGCAACAAGCTCAATCGATTGTTATCAAATAATTCATATACTATCTATCTGATCCATTTTGTTATCGTATTATCAATTCAGCTACTGATGTACAAGTGGTGGGATGTGTCCATTTATATAAAGTTCGTCATTGGGAGTATTTTGGCTCTTGGGTTAAGCTTTCTTTTTAGCGAGTTTGTGGTAAGACGCTATCCAAAATCCTCCATACTGGGAATGGTCAGCTTGTTCGGTGTGCTTTCATTCGCTTTAAATTAG
- a CDS encoding type II toxin-antitoxin system VapC family toxin, translated as MSGSDRLSQNARNIMVDFNNDLVLSTASLWEMAIKTSIGKLELLDSFDRLIPVQLEKHAIDVLSIRLDHISKIIDLELYHRDPFDRLIIAQGITEQIPIITSDAMFAKYPVKVIW; from the coding sequence ATTTCCGGAAGTGACCGGCTCAGCCAAAACGCCCGCAATATTATGGTCGATTTTAACAACGATTTGGTTTTAAGTACCGCAAGCCTATGGGAAATGGCTATTAAAACAAGCATAGGTAAGCTTGAGCTGCTCGATTCTTTTGACCGGCTCATACCTGTCCAACTTGAAAAACACGCTATAGATGTATTGTCTATCAGATTGGATCACATTTCAAAGATCATTGATCTTGAGCTTTATCACAGAGATCCATTTGACCGCCTTATTATTGCCCAGGGAATAACCGAGCAGATACCGATAATCACAAGCGATGCCATGTTTGCAAAATATCCGGTTAAAGTTATTTGGTGA
- a CDS encoding type II toxin-antitoxin system prevent-host-death family antitoxin, which yields MQNIDISQVKHKLPQLLEQDIEEAIIITKQGLPIAKVIGISKKKKQREFGSAKGLIKMADDFDAPLEDFKEYM from the coding sequence ATGCAAAATATAGATATCAGCCAGGTTAAACATAAGCTTCCTCAACTCTTAGAACAAGATATTGAAGAAGCCATTATCATTACAAAACAAGGATTGCCGATTGCTAAGGTAATCGGTATCTCAAAAAAGAAAAAACAACGGGAGTTTGGTTCTGCAAAAGGGCTGATCAAAATGGCTGATGATTTTGATGCCCCTCTGGAGGATTTTAAGGAGTATATGTAA
- a CDS encoding PocR ligand-binding domain-containing protein translates to MSRQRLDKNMAKRVRELEKENAQLKRDRRALSRPLSVKDEKNIVFEDLFSIEDIQHIQDEFASAFNVAAIITHTDGTPITKPSNFCRLCSDVIRGTEKGLKNCYDSDAKIGRFHPEGPIVKKCLSSGLYDAGTGIIVGGKHIANWLIGQVRDDDQTEEQMRDYAREIGADETVMLDAFREAPIMPRKQFDLVAQFLFTMVNQLSGIAYQNVKMAGLIEKLRKTEDALREKEEILQNIHTAAPIGIGIVIDRQFTWVNQRLLSIVGYSESELLNKSTRVLYPDNEEFERNGQNIQNLIENNSVNSIETCWQHKNGERVDILINATAFKQKKRQRPIICTVLDISDRKRVEQALVESEKKFRLAFKTSPDAMGISRISDGRFLDINDGFARILNYSREEVLSQDFSTRKMWKDLDDRKGLKDELDTKGYVENFETQMVDKNGKEIDWLLSLTLFNLNEEEVVLSVAKDITKRKKIENELKDYREHLEELVQQRTEALEAKNKEMETFTYSVSHDLKAPLRGIDGYSRLLQEEYIDKLDEEGRFFLNNVRQSAAQMNQLIEDLLAYSRMERREIQSAEIDLRSLIDGLIVDRKFDFETKQIDVSVNLPFQNIQSDIATMRQVLTNFLDNAVKFSREKPPKTIEIGGEDDENYWTLWVKDNGIGFDQQYTDRIFEIFQRLHRAEDYPGTGIGLAIVKKAVERVGGWCWAESSLGEGAKFFIKISKSVKKKKGD, encoded by the coding sequence ATGAGTAGACAACGATTAGATAAAAACATGGCTAAAAGGGTAAGAGAGTTGGAAAAAGAAAATGCGCAACTCAAACGTGACAGACGAGCTTTGAGCAGGCCACTGTCTGTAAAGGATGAGAAAAACATTGTCTTTGAAGATTTATTCTCAATTGAAGATATACAGCATATTCAGGACGAGTTTGCCAGTGCTTTCAACGTCGCAGCCATTATTACCCATACCGATGGAACACCGATTACAAAACCTAGCAATTTCTGTAGATTATGTAGCGATGTGATCCGCGGGACAGAGAAGGGGCTGAAAAATTGCTATGATTCGGATGCGAAGATTGGGAGGTTTCATCCAGAAGGCCCAATTGTAAAAAAATGTTTGAGTAGCGGGTTATATGATGCCGGTACAGGTATTATCGTTGGGGGAAAGCATATTGCTAACTGGCTTATAGGTCAGGTTCGTGATGATGATCAAACAGAGGAGCAGATGCGCGATTATGCTCGGGAAATCGGAGCGGATGAAACGGTAATGCTTGATGCATTTCGGGAAGCACCGATAATGCCACGAAAGCAGTTCGACCTTGTTGCCCAGTTTCTTTTTACCATGGTCAATCAGTTGTCTGGAATTGCTTATCAAAATGTCAAGATGGCTGGACTTATAGAGAAATTGCGAAAAACCGAAGACGCACTCCGGGAAAAAGAAGAAATTCTGCAAAACATCCATACAGCAGCACCAATAGGTATCGGTATAGTCATTGATCGTCAGTTTACCTGGGTCAATCAGAGGCTACTGAGCATTGTTGGTTATAGCGAATCTGAATTACTTAATAAATCCACACGAGTGCTGTACCCCGACAACGAAGAGTTTGAGAGAAATGGCCAGAATATACAAAATCTGATCGAAAATAACAGTGTCAATTCCATCGAGACATGCTGGCAGCATAAGAATGGAGAACGTGTAGATATTTTAATTAACGCAACGGCATTTAAACAAAAAAAAAGACAACGGCCAATTATATGCACTGTACTGGATATTAGTGATCGGAAAAGAGTGGAACAGGCTTTAGTGGAGAGCGAAAAGAAATTCCGGCTTGCCTTCAAGACAAGCCCCGATGCAATGGGTATTTCCAGGATTTCCGATGGACGCTTTCTTGATATTAATGATGGTTTTGCAAGAATTTTAAATTATAGCCGGGAGGAGGTCCTTAGCCAAGACTTCTCTACTCGCAAGATGTGGAAAGATCTTGATGACAGAAAAGGTCTGAAGGATGAGTTAGATACGAAAGGCTATGTCGAAAACTTTGAGACTCAAATGGTTGATAAAAATGGAAAAGAGATAGACTGGCTATTGTCTTTAACTCTGTTTAATCTTAATGAAGAAGAAGTTGTACTTTCAGTCGCAAAGGATATTACGAAGAGAAAAAAAATTGAAAATGAACTAAAAGACTACCGTGAACATCTTGAGGAGCTTGTTCAGCAACGTACCGAGGCTCTCGAAGCTAAAAATAAAGAAATGGAGACTTTTACCTATTCGGTGAGTCATGACCTAAAAGCGCCCTTGCGAGGTATTGACGGCTACAGTCGACTTCTGCAGGAAGAATACATCGATAAGCTTGATGAGGAAGGTCGATTTTTTTTAAACAATGTTCGCCAAAGCGCGGCTCAAATGAATCAGCTTATTGAAGACCTACTTGCCTATTCACGCATGGAGAGGAGGGAAATTCAATCTGCGGAAATTGATCTGCGCTCGCTGATAGACGGATTGATCGTTGACCGGAAATTTGATTTTGAAACCAAACAGATAGATGTATCAGTAAACCTGCCGTTTCAAAATATACAATCAGATATTGCTACCATGAGGCAGGTTCTTACAAATTTTTTAGATAATGCCGTGAAGTTTTCCCGAGAGAAGCCACCGAAAACAATTGAAATAGGTGGGGAAGATGATGAGAATTACTGGACTTTGTGGGTCAAAGACAACGGGATCGGTTTCGACCAACAATATACTGATCGTATCTTTGAAATATTCCAGCGGTTGCATAGGGCCGAAGATTATCCGGGGACAGGTATCGGGTTGGCTATTGTAAAGAAAGCTGTTGAGCGGGTTGGTGGGTGGTGTTGGGCAGAGAGTTCGCTTGGAGAAGGGGCTAAATTTTTCATTAAAATTTCCAAAAGTGTCAAAAAAAAGAAGGGAGACTGA
- a CDS encoding transposase has product MDKKSIRAEVDRLKQDFEKLCSDGKVSTEMRTIMNSMLLIVELILAIFLEKKTRKDNKNSSLPSSQTDKDETAKSSPGSKGKGKEVSGKITNVRTKETVTIAKAETCDVCGAALDQTPCREHERRTKIDIIFEKVMNHVDAEIKECPNCTATVKGDFPEDMPGPLQYGNGLKAFAIHLIISQMVALNRVQKQISAMIGTVISEATLLKFVWRLYQALEKWEAKSIESILQAPSIHVDETSFRVDQKNHWIHVYSSGGTTLKLLHRKRGKEAMVDLNIIPRYGGVIIHDCWASYLSYDHCGHGLCGSHLLRELTFHQQPG; this is encoded by the coding sequence GTGGATAAGAAAAGTATTCGAGCTGAAGTAGATCGTCTGAAACAGGACTTTGAAAAACTGTGTTCTGACGGTAAGGTATCTACTGAGATGCGGACAATAATGAACAGCATGCTGCTCATCGTAGAATTGATATTGGCCATTTTTCTTGAGAAAAAGACTCGCAAAGACAACAAGAATTCAAGCCTGCCTTCTTCACAAACGGATAAGGATGAGACCGCCAAATCAAGTCCGGGAAGCAAAGGAAAGGGTAAAGAGGTCAGTGGAAAGATCACCAATGTCCGCACGAAAGAAACCGTCACTATTGCTAAAGCTGAAACATGTGATGTCTGTGGCGCGGCCCTGGACCAAACACCCTGCCGGGAACATGAACGGCGTACCAAGATAGATATCATCTTTGAAAAAGTCATGAACCATGTTGATGCCGAAATTAAAGAGTGCCCCAACTGCACAGCGACAGTAAAGGGAGACTTTCCTGAAGATATGCCAGGCCCCTTACAATATGGAAACGGACTCAAAGCATTCGCCATCCACTTGATCATCAGTCAAATGGTTGCCCTCAACCGGGTTCAAAAACAGATTTCCGCCATGATTGGTACGGTAATTTCTGAAGCCACCCTTCTCAAGTTTGTCTGGCGGCTTTATCAAGCACTTGAAAAATGGGAAGCAAAATCAATTGAGAGCATTCTTCAGGCCCCATCAATCCATGTTGACGAGACATCTTTCCGGGTGGATCAAAAAAATCACTGGATACATGTGTATTCTTCTGGAGGAACCACGCTGAAGCTGCTTCATCGAAAGCGAGGCAAGGAAGCGATGGTTGATTTGAACATTATCCCCCGCTATGGAGGAGTAATAATTCATGATTGCTGGGCGTCATATCTGTCATACGATCATTGTGGCCATGGGCTTTGTGGTTCACACCTCCTGAGAGAGTTGACCTTTCACCAACAACCGGGCTGA
- a CDS encoding response regulator yields MNQQRNSYQPILLVEDNPLDIDLTRRAFKKQNLTNHLDIARDGEEAISWLSRWEAGEPLPLIILMDLKLPKIGGLEVLRKYKEQPGIRNIPIVVLTSSSQDTDITTAYEYGANSYIVKPVDFDKFVKVATEIKMYWLGTTLLPRML; encoded by the coding sequence ATGAACCAACAAAGAAATTCGTACCAACCGATTTTATTGGTAGAAGATAATCCTCTTGATATCGACCTGACCCGGCGCGCATTTAAAAAACAGAATTTAACGAACCATTTGGATATTGCAAGAGATGGCGAGGAAGCCATTTCATGGCTTAGCCGTTGGGAGGCAGGAGAACCGTTGCCGCTGATTATCCTTATGGATCTTAAGCTCCCCAAGATAGGAGGGCTCGAGGTTTTGCGAAAATATAAAGAGCAACCAGGGATAAGAAATATACCGATTGTCGTCCTGACAAGTTCTTCGCAGGATACAGATATTACTACAGCATATGAATATGGCGCGAATTCATATATTGTCAAACCGGTTGATTTTGACAAATTTGTTAAGGTTGCCACAGAAATTAAAATGTATTGGCTGGGGACAACCCTTTTACCGAGAATGCTATGA
- a CDS encoding class IV adenylate cyclase, producing the protein MPSNIEIKARVPNPKRFREVANELSSTRTTLKQEDTFFACPKGRLKLRTFPEGIGELIYYERPDETGPKCSQYWISKTREPDTLLLTLRNALGDIGVVRKTRELFLVGQTRIHLDDVEGLGVFAELEVVMKDGQIFDDGKAIAEDLMQKLGIKETDLVDGAYIDLITEEKAINRMHPMNR; encoded by the coding sequence ATGCCCTCAAATATCGAGATTAAAGCGAGAGTGCCAAATCCCAAACGATTCAGGGAGGTAGCCAACGAACTGTCGAGCACCAGAACCACTTTGAAACAAGAGGATACGTTCTTTGCGTGCCCGAAGGGAAGGCTCAAACTGCGCACCTTTCCAGAAGGAATAGGCGAGTTGATTTACTATGAACGTCCCGATGAGACGGGACCGAAATGCTCCCAATACTGGATATCCAAGACGCGAGAGCCAGATACTCTTCTTCTAACCTTGAGAAATGCCCTTGGGGATATTGGCGTTGTGCGTAAGACTCGAGAACTTTTCTTGGTGGGACAGACACGAATTCACCTTGACGATGTCGAAGGATTGGGCGTTTTTGCTGAGTTGGAAGTAGTCATGAAAGATGGGCAAATTTTTGATGATGGGAAGGCCATAGCCGAGGATCTAATGCAGAAACTCGGCATTAAGGAAACGGATTTGGTTGACGGCGCATATATTGATTTGATTACGGAAGAAAAGGCTATCAATCGTATGCACCCAATGAACCGGTGA
- a CDS encoding DUF1302 family protein yields the protein MDLCPAFFPVNGSTKFRIAIILSAFLLIFRAGAGELQASDNEIKGDPFAGDTLLSSEFAGDPAQKQASRSKVQLYLHGYLESRNRLRTTDSEFISTRQRLWLEGNCGYGAPETIGAQPPLRMFVSGAVDVDPKAAGLSDDHDDARRYIEETFLTVDRPGWDVVIGRKIHRIGTGDGINPMDLINPLDYRDPFATGSSDAREPVLLGLATINLPAPGPFQEANLDMIVVPLARVNRLNAPGSVWESPGLRELRVGHAEGRYVLEDQEKPDQAFDQAEYEFRLAATLSAWDLALIGFYGYLNSPALKREYRTGQNGLEELHITPVHPDFCAFGLTFAKGLDRSTLRGEVSVKPDLPVTTADDRVPGFERTTVVEGVLGIDRTFGTNFYVNLQYFYTWTKQAEKFTSPTWSHGITYDVHDTFLHDDLEAGIRGILGFTGQGRTFETYAQYQLADDWLFEASLLFFEGCESGAYGQYGDNDMVTLRVRYSF from the coding sequence ATGGATCTTTGCCCTGCTTTTTTTCCGGTCAATGGTTCGACCAAATTTAGAATTGCTATTATTTTGTCTGCTTTCCTGCTGATCTTCAGGGCAGGTGCCGGGGAACTTCAGGCATCAGATAATGAAATAAAGGGAGACCCCTTTGCCGGTGATACGCTTTTATCTTCGGAATTTGCCGGGGATCCGGCGCAAAAACAGGCATCCCGGAGCAAAGTGCAACTATATCTGCACGGTTATCTGGAAAGCCGGAACCGCTTGAGGACCACTGATTCCGAATTTATTTCCACCCGGCAGCGCCTCTGGCTTGAGGGAAACTGCGGTTATGGCGCCCCGGAAACAATCGGGGCCCAGCCTCCTTTGCGGATGTTCGTATCGGGCGCTGTGGATGTTGACCCCAAAGCGGCCGGCCTGTCAGATGATCACGACGATGCAAGGCGTTACATAGAAGAGACCTTTTTGACCGTGGACCGGCCGGGATGGGATGTGGTGATCGGCAGAAAGATCCACCGCATAGGAACCGGGGACGGCATCAATCCCATGGATCTGATCAATCCCCTGGACTACCGTGATCCTTTTGCCACCGGAAGCTCTGATGCCCGGGAGCCTGTCCTGTTAGGACTTGCAACAATCAACCTGCCGGCCCCGGGACCTTTCCAGGAAGCCAACCTTGATATGATCGTCGTGCCCCTGGCCCGGGTAAACCGGCTCAACGCACCGGGATCGGTCTGGGAGAGCCCCGGCCTTCGGGAACTGCGGGTCGGGCACGCTGAGGGGCGCTATGTCCTTGAAGACCAGGAAAAGCCGGACCAGGCCTTTGACCAGGCAGAGTATGAATTCCGGCTGGCAGCCACCCTGTCCGCCTGGGACCTGGCCCTGATCGGTTTTTACGGCTATCTTAACTCACCGGCTCTCAAACGGGAATACCGTACCGGCCAAAACGGTTTGGAAGAACTTCATATCACCCCGGTTCATCCGGACTTTTGCGCCTTTGGACTTACCTTTGCCAAAGGCCTGGACCGGTCCACCCTGCGCGGCGAGGTTTCGGTGAAACCGGACCTTCCCGTAACCACGGCAGATGACCGTGTCCCGGGTTTTGAAAGGACAACGGTTGTGGAAGGGGTGCTCGGTATCGACAGAACCTTTGGAACCAACTTTTATGTCAACCTGCAATACTTTTACACCTGGACCAAACAGGCCGAAAAATTCACCAGCCCCACCTGGTCCCACGGCATTACCTATGATGTGCACGACACCTTTTTGCACGATGACCTTGAGGCGGGCATAAGAGGAATCCTGGGCTTTACCGGCCAGGGCCGGACATTTGAAACCTACGCACAATACCAGCTTGCGGACGACTGGCTTTTCGAAGCCTCGCTGCTCTTCTTTGAAGGCTGTGAATCCGGCGCATACGGCCAGTATGGTGACAATGACATGGTCACACTGCGCGTCCGGTATTCATTTTAA
- a CDS encoding helix-turn-helix transcriptional regulator: MTIEKKYGSAEMEKEYGPLTFGRALWSHRKCEEISQKDFAQMLGISPSSLCDLEKERKLPSVNRAAKIAQILNEPEKIWIRLALQDMLRQANLKYKVSVA, encoded by the coding sequence ATGACTATTGAAAAAAAATACGGCAGCGCGGAGATGGAAAAAGAATACGGTCCCCTGACCTTTGGGAGGGCGCTCTGGTCTCATCGAAAATGCGAAGAAATTTCACAAAAAGATTTTGCCCAAATGCTTGGAATCTCACCGTCCAGCCTGTGCGATCTGGAAAAAGAAAGAAAACTGCCTTCGGTCAACCGGGCTGCAAAAATTGCCCAAATATTAAATGAACCGGAAAAAATCTGGATCAGATTGGCGCTTCAGGACATGTTACGGCAGGCCAATTTAAAATACAAAGTGTCTGTGGCATAA
- a CDS encoding tetratricopeptide repeat protein — METLDEIIAQLTKALGSDDDIFKAFYRALKDNVSFPADGFVIGVPVSVIKIDYDGNVKRGLTAVCRREDDSLYTIALTQVVFPMTLAGIEHVAAYRKWLGLESFTSNDNIPIKNRQYHKAVDGDLDLSRPVELAVLSVKERTARCRLPESGRIITLRAGDLWDVVPGEIVTLQPHKQWKYGGHPYLSGEIQSTRLDVKSLELMPLGLSDIGTWDPMEYFQEEIDEPPEEWEKSVIDRGACPMFEMEQIIPGENVNEPFDDPILKAVELKESGHRADARASLMELCQADLRCLDAHAHLGGLVFDHRPAQAIRHYETGLRISELSLDDKFSGVMPWSCMGNRPFLRCMHGYGLCLWRLDRFKEAELIFKRMLLLNPVDNQGVRFLIDKVNAGTDWNDFDDV; from the coding sequence ATGGAAACTTTGGATGAAATAATTGCACAGCTCACAAAAGCTTTGGGCAGCGACGATGATATTTTCAAGGCCTTTTATCGGGCCTTGAAAGATAATGTCTCTTTTCCGGCAGACGGTTTTGTGATTGGTGTGCCGGTTTCAGTAATAAAAATTGATTATGATGGAAATGTCAAACGCGGGTTGACAGCAGTTTGCCGGCGTGAAGATGATTCCCTATATACGATTGCGTTAACCCAGGTTGTGTTCCCAATGACCCTGGCAGGAATTGAGCATGTTGCCGCTTACCGTAAATGGCTCGGACTTGAATCTTTTACCAGTAACGACAATATCCCCATAAAAAACAGGCAATATCATAAGGCAGTTGATGGAGACCTTGACCTGAGCAGACCTGTGGAACTGGCGGTCCTCTCGGTCAAGGAACGTACTGCCCGGTGCCGCCTGCCGGAAAGCGGCAGGATCATCACACTGCGGGCAGGCGATTTGTGGGATGTAGTGCCTGGAGAAATCGTGACGCTTCAACCGCACAAACAGTGGAAATACGGCGGCCACCCCTATCTTTCCGGAGAGATTCAATCGACCCGGCTTGATGTCAAAAGCCTTGAACTTATGCCCCTTGGTCTTTCAGATATAGGCACCTGGGACCCGATGGAATATTTTCAAGAAGAAATAGACGAGCCCCCGGAAGAATGGGAAAAATCGGTTATTGACCGTGGGGCCTGTCCCATGTTTGAAATGGAACAGATAATCCCCGGTGAAAATGTGAATGAGCCTTTTGATGATCCCATTTTAAAGGCCGTCGAGTTGAAAGAATCCGGCCACAGAGCAGATGCAAGAGCGTCATTGATGGAATTATGCCAGGCTGATTTGCGTTGTCTTGATGCGCATGCTCACTTGGGCGGGCTTGTTTTTGATCACAGACCGGCTCAGGCTATTCGTCACTATGAAACGGGTTTGCGTATTAGCGAACTGTCACTGGACGACAAATTCTCCGGTGTGATGCCATGGAGTTGTATGGGTAACCGCCCTTTCTTGCGCTGCATGCATGGCTACGGCCTTTGCCTGTGGCGTTTGGATCGTTTTAAAGAAGCTGAACTTATTTTTAAACGAATGCTCCTACTGAATCCTGTGGACAATCAGGGCGTCAGATTTCTCATTGATAAGGTGAATGCCGGAACTGATTGGAATGATTTTGACGACGTATAA